In the genome of Granulibacter bethesdensis CGDNIH1, one region contains:
- a CDS encoding SirB1 family protein has product MILEAIGQLPDDEIDLADAALQLARRGRLLAGESSRAVEEQIITARAHLTELAQDVAMLAAGMEETDLSARAGILAGLLQGSYGYAGDDTRFPDFADLLRVIERRAGLPVALGILWIHTARAAGWEAYGLDFPGRFLVCLQEEDGPGASAERRIVLDVFEGGIPMTVPALRDLLKKAEGASAELRPDQFRPMSNRGVLLRLQNNLRARYLELGAMEDALACSESMLMIAPDEAPLWRETALMNQRLDRVSAALRCFERFLILDPDSESARRARAVMQDLRSRLH; this is encoded by the coding sequence GTGATTCTGGAGGCGATTGGCCAGCTTCCGGATGATGAAATCGATCTGGCGGATGCCGCATTGCAGCTTGCCCGCAGGGGCAGGCTGCTGGCAGGTGAGTCCTCCCGTGCGGTCGAGGAGCAGATTATAACAGCGCGGGCGCATCTGACGGAGCTGGCGCAGGATGTCGCCATGTTGGCTGCGGGGATGGAGGAAACAGACCTTTCAGCACGGGCGGGGATACTGGCCGGGTTGTTGCAGGGCAGCTATGGCTATGCGGGCGATGATACCCGCTTTCCCGATTTCGCCGATCTTCTACGGGTGATCGAACGGCGGGCCGGGTTGCCGGTGGCGCTCGGAATCCTGTGGATTCACACTGCCCGGGCGGCGGGGTGGGAGGCATATGGCCTCGATTTTCCCGGACGGTTTCTGGTGTGTCTTCAGGAGGAAGACGGGCCTGGTGCCAGCGCGGAGCGGCGCATCGTGCTGGATGTCTTTGAAGGCGGGATACCGATGACTGTGCCGGCCCTGCGCGATCTGCTGAAAAAGGCCGAGGGCGCCTCTGCCGAGCTACGGCCCGATCAATTTCGGCCGATGAGCAATCGGGGGGTGCTGCTGCGCCTTCAGAACAATCTGCGCGCACGGTATCTGGAACTGGGCGCGATGGAGGATGCGCTGGCCTGTTCTGAATCGATGTTGATGATTGCGCCGGATGAAGCACCGTTGTGGCGGGAAACCGCACTGATGAATCAGCGGCTGGATCGCGTTTCCGCCGCGTTGCGGTGTTTCGAACGTTTTCTCATCCTCGATCCGGATAGTGAGAGCGCGCGCCGGGCGCGTGCGGTGATGCAGGATCTGCGTTCACGCCTGCACTGA
- the bfr gene encoding bacterioferritin has protein sequence MKADATTIQNLNKVLTNELTAINQYFLHARMLENWGMTKMGRHEFKESVEEMKHADELIKRILFLEGLPNVQRLNHVLIGETPEEVLQRDLELEVTAIADLREFIAYAESIRDFPTRDLLASILRDEEHHVDFIETQQDMINRMGVQNWVQLNSDAPDGDH, from the coding sequence ATGAAGGCCGATGCCACAACGATCCAGAATCTCAACAAGGTTCTGACCAATGAGCTGACCGCGATTAACCAGTATTTCCTGCATGCCCGCATGCTCGAAAACTGGGGCATGACGAAAATGGGCCGCCACGAATTCAAGGAATCCGTGGAAGAAATGAAGCATGCCGACGAGCTGATCAAGCGCATCCTGTTTCTGGAAGGCCTGCCGAATGTGCAGCGTCTGAACCATGTTCTGATCGGTGAAACGCCGGAAGAAGTTCTGCAGCGCGATCTGGAACTGGAAGTCACCGCCATCGCCGATCTGCGTGAATTCATTGCCTATGCCGAAAGCATCCGCGATTTCCCCACCCGCGATCTTCTGGCCTCCATCCTGCGTGACGAAGAACACCATGTGGACTTCATCGAAACCCAGCAGGACATGATCAATCGCATGGGCGTGCAGAACTGGGTGCAGCTGAACAGCGACGCCCCGGACGGCGATCACTGA
- the gshB gene encoding glutathione synthase yields the protein MAGGLRVAVQMDPMDSINIAGDSSFALMLEAQARGHALWHYEVRHMALREGGQWQDGSTGARLLARAHPVSVRRIDAAYYTFGPTEILDLATMDVVLMRQDPPFDMAYITATHMLEHIHPHTLVVNDPAGVRNAPEKILVTHFPDLMPPTLVTWDVEAIRAFRAEHRDIVVKPLYGNGGAGVFRVKEDDENLGSLLEMFFSRSREPLMVQRYEAAVRQGDKRIILIDGEPVGAINRVPAAGESRSNMHVGGRPEAAGLTARDREICAAIGPVLKERGLIFAGIDVIGNWLTEINVTSPTGLQEIGRFDGVNLAARIWDAIESRKAALAA from the coding sequence ATGGCAGGCGGCTTGCGGGTGGCGGTCCAGATGGACCCGATGGACAGCATCAATATTGCGGGCGATAGTAGTTTTGCGCTGATGCTGGAGGCACAGGCTCGTGGCCATGCGCTGTGGCACTACGAAGTCAGGCATATGGCCTTGCGGGAAGGGGGACAGTGGCAAGATGGCTCGACAGGAGCACGGCTGCTGGCGCGGGCACATCCGGTTTCGGTACGGAGGATCGACGCGGCCTATTACACGTTCGGCCCGACGGAGATTCTCGATCTCGCGACCATGGATGTGGTGCTGATGCGGCAGGATCCGCCTTTCGACATGGCCTATATCACCGCGACCCACATGCTGGAGCATATCCACCCTCACACGCTGGTGGTGAATGATCCGGCGGGCGTGCGGAACGCGCCGGAGAAAATTCTGGTCACCCATTTTCCGGATTTGATGCCGCCGACACTGGTGACATGGGATGTGGAGGCGATCCGCGCTTTCCGTGCCGAGCATCGTGATATCGTGGTCAAACCGCTCTACGGCAATGGCGGGGCCGGCGTGTTCCGGGTCAAGGAAGATGATGAAAATCTAGGCTCTCTGCTGGAAATGTTTTTCTCCCGCTCGCGGGAGCCACTGATGGTGCAGCGCTATGAAGCGGCGGTGCGGCAGGGGGACAAGCGCATCATCCTGATTGATGGGGAGCCGGTAGGTGCGATCAACCGTGTGCCTGCCGCAGGGGAGAGCCGCAGTAACATGCATGTCGGTGGCCGTCCTGAAGCCGCGGGGCTGACGGCGCGGGATCGGGAGATCTGTGCCGCGATCGGGCCGGTGCTGAAGGAGCGGGGCCTGATTTTCGCGGGGATCGACGTGATCGGGAACTGGCTGACGGAGATCAACGTCACCTCGCCGACCGGGCTTCAGGAAATTGGCCGGTTCGATGGGGTCAATCTGGCTGCTCGCATCTGGGATGCCATCGAAAGCCGCAAGGCAGCATTGGCGGCCTGA
- the putA gene encoding bifunctional proline dehydrogenase/L-glutamate gamma-semialdehyde dehydrogenase PutA has product MIQHGGLAMTRSGLFIDLAQAFGTVTEARHRLDRACRHPEQDCVASLLPLASLSDHAASQADTLARSLAERLREHGPGNGLSALIQEYDLSSQEGVALMCLAEALLRIPDDGTRDALIRDKIGRGEWHTHLGWTRPLFVNAATWSLVLTGRLVAPSSASTLGAALTRLIGRAGEPVIRHAMDRVVRLLGTRFVAGETIEAALAATSLLWTQGFRHSYDMLGEAAMTRADADRYYRAYEHAIDCIGATLRARGYEPAEDMTALLEAPSISIKLSALHPRYEHTQHARIMQDLPPLLRNLAAMARANGIALTIDAEEADRLPLSLDVLAALCADPVVAGWNGIGLAVQAYQRRAPAVIENLIDLARHHDRRLMIRLVKGAYWDSEIKRAQIDGLESFPVFTRKSYTDLSYVACARMLLEAPDAVFPQFATHNARTVATIIAMAEEITGVSFNPGQYEFQCLHGMGETLYADVVRPDGLNRPCRIYAPVGNHETLLAYLVRRLLENGANTSFVNRVADTAISIDQLIADPVQQILAMRTECGVPHPKIRSPRSLYGPERENAWGIDLTDATRMAQLAEACITLSSKRWLVSIEEDADRERISIRNPAASWDHIGDVVFATAEEADRAIARARQAAPSWAAEPPSRRAACLRDAADAMERDVALFINLAVREAGKTIPNAIGEVREAVDFLRYYAAGIENGWNAQTHPPLGVVTCISPWNFPLAIFTGQVAAALAAGNAVLAKPAEETPLIAAEAVAVLHRAGVPTAVLQLVPGDGAVGARLVADSRVNGVVFTGSTEAARFIQRSLSYRLNTHGDPVPLIAETGGQNAMIVDSTALPEQVVSDVLVSAFDSAGQRCSALRVLCLQDDIADLVITMLRGALQERVTARPDRLDTDIGPVISAAARDAIEDHIAAMARAGCTMHRAALRQETEDGFFVAPTIIELGSHPIPDKEVFGPVLHVLRFRRDDLSDVIARINATGYALTFGIHSRIQETVDHARMKSTAGNIYVNRSMIGAVVGVQPFGGHGLSGTGPKAGGPLYLSRLVEHEPLSPVKQFFIEKEKNAVPASIKIWQVWIQQQGIEPLSLPILRYDRDMVLPGPVGEQNIYRLSPRSSLLCIASDLERLSYLVQSALAAGIKHIAVSIPADITYVFNTLPDALRSTVVLAAPDQEDSADTVLFEGDDAALIALQTRLAHQSGRIVPVYRIRRRGRDIPLLALVAECTISINTAAAGGNAALMAMA; this is encoded by the coding sequence ATGATCCAGCATGGGGGTCTGGCAATGACCAGAAGCGGATTGTTCATCGATCTGGCGCAGGCTTTTGGCACGGTGACGGAAGCGCGGCATCGTCTGGACAGGGCCTGCCGTCATCCGGAGCAGGATTGTGTGGCGTCCCTGTTGCCGCTCGCTTCCCTGTCCGACCATGCGGCATCACAGGCCGATACGCTGGCCCGGTCGCTGGCAGAGAGGTTGCGTGAGCATGGACCAGGCAATGGTCTGTCGGCGCTGATACAGGAATACGATCTGTCCAGCCAGGAAGGCGTCGCCCTGATGTGTCTGGCAGAGGCGCTGCTGCGGATACCCGATGATGGAACGCGGGATGCGCTGATTCGCGATAAAATCGGTCGTGGCGAATGGCATACGCATCTGGGTTGGACACGCCCTTTATTTGTCAATGCGGCAACATGGAGCCTGGTGCTGACGGGGCGGCTGGTCGCCCCTTCCTCTGCCTCCACTCTGGGGGCGGCCTTAACCAGATTGATCGGACGGGCGGGGGAGCCCGTGATCCGCCATGCGATGGATCGGGTTGTTCGTCTGCTGGGTACGCGCTTTGTCGCGGGCGAGACGATCGAAGCGGCGCTGGCCGCTACCAGTCTGCTCTGGACGCAGGGATTTCGTCATTCCTACGACATGCTGGGTGAAGCGGCGATGACCCGCGCCGATGCAGATCGATATTATCGTGCCTATGAACATGCGATTGACTGCATTGGTGCTACCTTGCGGGCGCGTGGATATGAGCCAGCGGAGGATATGACTGCCCTGCTTGAGGCACCGAGTATTTCGATCAAGCTTTCAGCCCTGCATCCGCGCTATGAACATACGCAACATGCGCGGATTATGCAGGATCTGCCTCCGCTTTTGAGAAATCTGGCCGCCATGGCCCGGGCAAACGGGATCGCCCTGACTATCGATGCGGAGGAAGCGGATCGTCTGCCTCTCTCGCTGGATGTACTGGCGGCTTTATGTGCTGATCCTGTCGTGGCGGGGTGGAATGGCATCGGTTTGGCCGTACAGGCTTATCAGCGCCGTGCGCCAGCGGTGATCGAAAATCTGATTGATCTTGCCCGCCATCATGACAGGCGCCTGATGATACGGCTGGTAAAAGGGGCCTATTGGGACAGTGAAATCAAACGTGCACAAATCGACGGACTGGAAAGTTTTCCGGTTTTCACACGAAAATCTTATACCGATCTTTCGTATGTCGCTTGTGCACGGATGTTGCTGGAAGCACCCGATGCCGTGTTCCCGCAATTCGCCACGCATAATGCCCGTACAGTGGCTACGATTATCGCGATGGCAGAGGAGATAACCGGCGTATCATTCAATCCAGGCCAATATGAATTTCAGTGTCTGCATGGCATGGGCGAGACGCTTTATGCCGATGTGGTGCGACCGGATGGTCTGAACAGGCCATGCAGGATCTACGCCCCCGTTGGTAACCATGAAACTTTGCTGGCTTATCTTGTGCGCCGCCTGCTGGAGAATGGTGCGAATACGTCTTTCGTCAATCGTGTTGCTGACACCGCTATTTCCATCGACCAACTCATTGCTGATCCGGTGCAACAAATCCTCGCAATGCGAACGGAGTGCGGTGTACCTCATCCCAAAATCCGGTCTCCGCGAAGTCTGTACGGGCCGGAGCGGGAAAATGCATGGGGGATTGATCTGACAGATGCCACGAGGATGGCACAGCTTGCCGAAGCATGCATCACGCTGTCGTCAAAACGATGGCTGGTTTCCATAGAGGAGGACGCGGATAGAGAACGCATTTCCATCCGTAATCCGGCTGCTTCATGGGATCATATCGGCGACGTCGTTTTCGCCACGGCGGAAGAAGCGGATCGTGCAATCGCACGCGCCAGGCAAGCGGCTCCCTCATGGGCTGCGGAGCCTCCCTCCCGTCGCGCAGCCTGCCTGAGAGACGCTGCAGATGCGATGGAACGCGATGTTGCCCTGTTCATCAATCTGGCTGTGCGTGAGGCAGGAAAGACGATCCCTAACGCTATTGGAGAGGTTCGGGAGGCTGTTGATTTCCTGCGCTACTATGCGGCTGGTATTGAGAATGGATGGAATGCACAGACGCATCCTCCACTGGGTGTGGTGACATGTATCAGCCCGTGGAATTTTCCACTGGCCATTTTCACAGGCCAGGTTGCGGCAGCTTTGGCAGCGGGGAATGCTGTGCTGGCAAAACCCGCAGAGGAAACACCTTTGATAGCGGCTGAGGCGGTTGCTGTCCTGCATCGTGCAGGTGTCCCCACGGCGGTGTTGCAGCTTGTTCCCGGCGATGGCGCAGTAGGGGCGAGGCTGGTCGCCGATTCACGCGTCAATGGCGTCGTTTTTACCGGCTCTACCGAAGCAGCCCGTTTCATTCAGCGTTCTTTGTCATATCGTTTGAATACGCATGGTGATCCGGTTCCGCTGATTGCCGAAACCGGCGGACAAAACGCCATGATTGTCGATAGCACCGCTTTGCCGGAGCAAGTGGTGTCTGATGTTCTGGTGTCGGCTTTTGACAGTGCCGGTCAACGTTGTTCGGCCCTGCGTGTGCTGTGTCTTCAGGATGACATTGCTGATCTGGTCATTACCATGCTGCGTGGAGCCTTGCAGGAGCGTGTGACGGCACGCCCTGACCGGCTGGATACCGATATCGGTCCAGTGATCAGCGCTGCTGCCAGAGACGCGATTGAGGACCATATTGCAGCCATGGCACGGGCAGGCTGCACCATGCATCGTGCGGCTTTGCGGCAGGAGACGGAGGATGGTTTCTTCGTTGCTCCGACAATCATAGAACTTGGATCACATCCAATCCCCGACAAGGAAGTTTTTGGTCCTGTTTTGCATGTGCTGAGATTTCGCAGGGATGATCTGTCCGATGTGATCGCCAGGATCAACGCAACCGGATATGCGCTGACCTTTGGTATTCATAGCCGTATTCAGGAAACCGTCGATCATGCCCGCATGAAAAGTACGGCCGGAAATATCTATGTCAATCGCAGTATGATCGGCGCCGTGGTTGGTGTGCAGCCTTTTGGAGGGCACGGTCTGTCCGGGACTGGTCCGAAGGCGGGCGGTCCACTTTATCTTTCCCGGCTGGTAGAGCATGAGCCACTATCACCGGTGAAACAGTTTTTTATTGAGAAAGAAAAAAACGCTGTACCAGCCTCGATAAAAATCTGGCAGGTATGGATACAGCAGCAGGGAATTGAACCTTTGTCTCTCCCGATCCTGCGGTATGATCGGGATATGGTGCTGCCCGGGCCGGTGGGAGAGCAGAATATTTATCGCCTGTCGCCCCGATCCAGTCTGTTATGCATCGCTTCCGATCTCGAAAGATTATCGTATCTGGTACAATCGGCTCTGGCGGCGGGTATAAAGCATATTGCGGTCTCCATTCCCGCTGACATCACATATGTATTCAACACATTGCCGGATGCATTGCGTTCGACAGTGGTTTTGGCTGCACCCGATCAGGAAGACAGTGCGGATACTGTATTGTTTGAGGGGGATGATGCGGCCCTGATTGCCTTACAAACGCGTCTTGCCCATCAATCCGGCAGAATCGTACCAGTCTATCGTATCCGCAGGCGGGGCAGAGATATCCCGTTGCTGGCTTTGGTTGCAGAATGCACGATCAGCATCAACACGGCTGCTGCCGGGGGGAATGCCGCCCTGATGGCAATGGCATAG